A window of Magnolia sinica isolate HGM2019 chromosome 13, MsV1, whole genome shotgun sequence genomic DNA:
ATCCTCTTGAATTTTTTCAGAAAACCCAGTTCTGATATTTGAAACGTTAGTACGAAAATGGAAATTTCCATTGTCATCATATAAAAACCATGTATAAAAATAGGAATCCTTTCATCTCCTGACGACATGCTTTTCATGGTCTAGTCTTCTTTTTAATACCTTGGCTCATGTTCTTCTGTTTTCCTATGCAACACAATTTCATCCTTGAAGCCTTGTTTTAACTACTTTATGTTCATTTACTTtcatatatttgtatttttggtGTTGTTGATTTGTATCcgttttttggttttttcctcAGATTTCTTTTAAATCAAccataattttaattaaattcttATACATTTATTTCACATTTTCAATTACTGAAATTTTGGCATGTATCTGTTTTCTTTCTATTATGATTATTGAATAACTTATTCAAATTGGGAATGGTTGCTTATTCAATTTGCCCGGTTTGTTTCTACTTCTCTGCTTCTTCTCTTTTCATACCAGTTTTTCATGcttgccatctccaaatgtattgcagaactttttttttttgtagccaTCATTGGAGGAGCTGTGATCCAGTACAAATTCTTCATACCTTATTCAGTGCAAATTTATATGTGGGCCAAAGTGGAACCGCTTGTTGTCATGGTGGACCATTGAATGGGAGGGATCGAAGGTGGATTGCATGTGGCCCAGTAAACTTTGCACCCCAATAAGGTCAGATGGATCATGGCTCTACATATCACTGAAGAATACTCTGTTAATTTCAACATACTCTTTATTCTAATCTTGGTTTTGTTGAAGACTACATTTATATTTAAGGTTTGTTTCTCTTCTGCATTTCTTCACTTCAAAAACTTACACAATTTTCAATTGGAGCCTTTGTTCGCCTTTCTCTTATCTTTGTGTTTGTTTTGGGTTTTACATGATTTGGGTAATGCAATGAATTTCTTTGGTCCTTAGGTGTCCCATGGACTGAGGAAGAGCATAGGACTTTTCTAGCTGGGCTGGAGAAGCTCGGCAAGGGTGATTGGAGAGGTATTTCAAGGAACTATGTAACGACAAGAACTCCGACCCAAGTTGCTAGTCATGCTCAGAAATACTTCCTGAGACAGAACAGCCTTAACAAGAAGAAGCGTCGATCCAGTCTCTTTGACATGGTAATGCACAGACTGATATCTGCTTTACTGTCTACTGTCCTCAATGAAGAAATCGAGCTAAGGCTTTCTTTGTTCATTTTGGCAGGTCAGTAACAACAAGACGGCGCTTCACATTGCTAATTTGAAGTCTGAAGACCCTCCTTTCTCGTGTGAATTTCCTATTCATACTATAACTCCTTGTCATGAAAGCACCCCCTTAATCGATCTCAATTCATCAGAACAAGCAACCAAACTGGGAAACCAAGAAACTAAGCATCTTCAATCACCTTCCAAGCTTTATCCAATTTCAGTTCGGCCATTATACGGTTCACCTGGTTCTTCCTCTCTTGGTTCTGTTTCTCAACCATTTTCTTCCCCAACTAGACCTCCTCTTCCTCTCGAGCCTATTGATCTGGAACTCACCATTGCAGCCCCGAGGCCATTCAATCAAACCAAGCCATCACCAAGCCCTCTCTTGATGGGGCCCATAAGCGTGACTTGATGACTGATCATGTTGAAGACCCGCCAAGCCTGCAAGGATTTCTCTTCCTGGAAGGAACATGTAGAAGGATCGACTGTTCGATCCTTTATGATTTCAAATCTGTTTACATAGTAAAATGTTTCAAACAGGACTATGCCCATTTTCAGTCCAAGAACTACAATCGACACCTACATAAATTTGAAAGCATCACTCAGGAAACTAGTGTATGTATGGTTACAAGAAGAACATCAACGACCTACATGTTGTGGATTTTTAGTTTTAATTCTCTAATGAGGAAAATATGcatgttcttcttctttaaaGGACTTTTAGTGTGATGTGTTCCCACCAAATTTTCAACTTGGTTTTTTAAATACAGCACATTTGGGTTTTTAGTTTAtgcaagtggggccatggttcagtgatccaatccATTAATATGATGGGCCTGGTCATGGTTAGCCAATGAACCAAAAGTTCCCATGGATTGGAAGATTCTAGTTGTAGAATGAAAATTGTTGCTGTTTAACCATCTGGAGAAACTGGTATCTCCAATTCATGGACTGGGGACCCAAAAGCTGATTAAGGAAGTTCTAGGCATATCCATGTCATGGGCCTAAAAGTCTAATCTAATCAGCAAACAAGACCAGGAAGCCTATGAAGGTTGATTATGCATTTAAGCTGTTTTGGGTGAGGGATCTGGATCGTGGATTTGTGAAATCCACAGATTTCAAATCTCCTCAACTTGTTTTATAGCCAGGATTTGCAGAACCTGTGGATTTCCCAATTCCAACCCCCCATAAATCCATAGATTTGGGGCAAACCTGAATTCcatgaaataaataaaaagttgGCAAATACACAAAATAATACTCTTCTCAAAAGCAATATAAGTTCTTTCCTTGCAATAAATGCTCAGCCATTGCATACATGTTCTCCATATCTATGGATTTGTAGCTTGATACCAAACTATGGACTAAGATTTGCCAAATTCAAATACAATGTAAATCTGTTAAGTTCATGGCTTTACcaaattcatattttcatttccCTGATCCCAAATAGGGAATGCATTTTGAAGTCTACATGACACTtcaattcttttcttatttgattttggcACATTAATGGCTAATTTTCATTtaagcaagaaaagaaaaagaaaaaataatcatTCGGAAGCTCTCGGTTTATTATAATAAGATTAGTTTTCTATGAAAGTATCGTCCCACAATTCCTACTTCAATCACGCTTAACACAAGCATTACTTAACTAAGGGGAAAAAAACACTGCTTTATCTTAATGGAGGCTTATATAAGTTTCAACGAACTTGAAATAGAAGGGAAAAGATTGCATAGGTAGTAGGTGCACATACACCCTCCAAAAGAAAGAGTGTGCTGAAAGAACTTTTAGAGGTTGTTCCCCAAACACTACCTTAAGTGACTTACTTGTAAGCTACCTCCCACTTAAAGAAtatataggcatccaaacgactcCTTAAGAAGTTAATTAATTAGGCAGAAAGGTGTCATGAAAAATCAGATTTGAAATGCTCACTAGATTCATGCCCATGTCTTTAAATGGTGGATGACTCTTTCCATGGAGCCAGAATATACCTTTCTAATTGAAATCTAAAGTCTGGCTTTAAATCTTAAGCTCCATCGAATTTCAAGAATCCCACATATTTAAGGTTCAAAGAACTTTATTTCCCTCTGCTTTTTATTTACTTCCTAAAtattaactcttcaaattttcATTAAGTGACTCTTTCACCCTCTTGTCCCAGCTTCTTTGGCAACACATTAAGAGACCATTTGGATTTGATTATAGTTGTGCAGCAATACCTATATTTCTATAGGCTTATTAATTAACGCCCTCGTGCATGAATTAATGAATTTTTTGACTATTAGTTATGGATATGTGATCATTAGACAATGGATCGAATGTCTTTGATAGAGACTTGAACCTACTTGTCAATGATTACTTTATAATTTTAATACAAACAATAATCACACTTACAATAGGTGAACATGCATGACATGTTCTAATGTATCACATGTGTAACTTGTTGGAAACTGAAGAAACACCCAGATACAAATAAAGAAAAGTATACACAATCGCACCACCAAGTTTAAACAAGAACAATCTGAATTTTACgaggaaaaaaccacaacacaaagcgacaAGTAATGTACTATAAAAGAAGAAATTGCAAGAGATAGTCttaccgattcaaacaagcctcaaatctactTCACAAGCCCTATTTATGCTCTTGAACCCCTTAATAACAATTTAGAAAGCCCtagaacacctctctctctctctctctctctctctctctctctctctctctctcccaaatcctTATTAttacactttatatatatatatatatatatatatatatatatatatatatatatatatatatatatatatatatatatatatagtgttacaaacGGAATAGGAAACAACTTGCGCCCTTACGCAATTTTGCGCGTATATTCAatgggacctttgatggcattgacacCCTATCGAGGatttttcaatggcatcgaacgaACTCAATGCATTTGATGCCATAGAGTAGCAACACTAAAACGTTCCGGCAACCAACATGATTTTTTCGGATTTTCTCAATCGAATGAGCatctttcgatggcatcaacatctGCTTGATGGCATTGAGTGGtctatcaatggcatcgacaaagCTCTAACAGATTTAAAACATCAACAACATAACTATCCAAATAAGTACCCACATGTCTATCTGTGCACCATCAGCCTTCAAATACTAAAAAATACGGCAGAAATGTTAATGTGCATGTTTcatatgtacacatatattaTAATGAGACACAACAAAGCTGGATTGCCAAACCATGGGCCATATACATAGATGCCAGCGGCCACACATCATATAATCATCTACAGCTAAGGATAGTATCACGTGTATTGCTAGCTAGGTATATAAAAAAGGAAATAGTAGTTTTGAGCACTCAAGACCAAAGTGCAAAATACAAGTTTTGTAGACATTGGTGTCAGCAAGTTATccaaatgtgaaatgcatgaacaAGAGACACATCACCACCCCAAGTTATccaaatgtgaaatgcatgaccAAGAGACACATCACCACCCTACCCCTCTTGTACTATGAAAGGATAAGGTAAGCGAGGGAAGAAAGCTGGTCCACAAGGTTGAGAGAAACAGCCTACCCTTCATGGGGGGACATCTATCACTGGACTACGAATTTCCTTTGTATGTGGAGCCCCCGTGGCCCACTTTTAATCAACAAAGACCATTGGATAAGAGGAATTAACCTTATATTGCACATGGCCTAAAAATAATCATAATGAGGTAATCTTAAGGATAAAATTggtcttgtttggatgcaactaaAAATGTGTCTTAATGCAGTTTTTCTCCCCACAGGGCACTGACAAGTATGTCAATGGCTAGAATTAAATATGAGATGGTGGGGCACTTAATTATCCAACAGGCTCAAAATTTTACCCATttgagtttattattattattattttattattttttttaacgaaGAGAGTCCAATGAACGGtaggattttcttaaaaatatcatattttaaGATGTGTGTGAGAGGCAATAAAAATAGagggcatccaaacacacctcattTAAATGCCGTGACCGCACGATCAGGGCGATGTGGGAGCCATTTGAAATCCATGGTGGCCCCTTCTAtccaatggtcaatcaccatcaTAGTTTATccagttgggccccacataaatttgcACCATATATAGATACAAAGAATTCAAGCTAGATTAGTCTTTGTCGAACACCTAACTTTATCATGATTGACTTACCACTAGATCTTGTCATTACATAAACGTGGCGTAGGATTAGAGGTATATTTAGGCAAATTCCCACAAATATATGAAGGAACCTGACCTAAAATCTTCACGAAAATATCTCAAAAGAACTCTAATTTTCAAAAGGAGGGATTGGTAGAGTCAACAATGATCGATGTGAAAATGTGTTAATTGCTTTTCATATCTCAAAATTCAAGAGCATTAGCCAACTAGTCTTCAATGACTAGGTCATCCATAATAGAATTGCTGTAGATAAATGACTTCTTAATCCCTTAAAATATCTTCCTACTAATTGACACCAATGAAAAGGACAACCATAAGTCTCCTGTGGGAGTTCACcaacattttgaaaatggtggtgattgatcCTCATTTCATGTGACACTCATGTAAGAGTATATCCAGACTATCCAAATTGATGGTCAAGGTGAAAAAGCTAGTGGTCCTAAATCCAAGGACAAAACCAGAAGGTTACTGTCATATTCTCAgtttaatttttggattatgcTCCGTCTGTAAATGGGTCCACTGTTTGGGTGGTTGGTTTGCCATATAACTATGCCACGTGtccatcaccaccattttaaaatggtgcctagccctatgagactctatatataaagagagtcatgctcacctgctcacttttgcacacgtgtcataagCCCAAAATTCAAATGGTGCATGTGATGGGGCACCACATGAAACCTCCAATGCTCAACTTTTAACCCGATTCAAAATTTGGTGGACTGTAGCaaagagagaggcaaatcaagggaggaaattgtttccttttgcgatgacccaccaaagttttggatcagagtaaGAGTTGGGCCATAAGGTCTCATGGGATACTGCATCAtgtggatggttaagattttgagctcatatcaCATAAGATGAGTTCTCCAAAAGTTCTCACCAGTTATTAGTAGAACTAAGTAtttcatgtgtgtgtgtaaaaacgTTTTGAGGAACTCATCTCCCATGATATGAgtgcaagatctgaaccgtctatgtGAAGCAACATCCTCTGAAACCCTCAAGGGTCAActtttatcttgatccaaaactttgttggGACATGGCTAAATGAAACAATTTCCTCGATTTGCCTCTCTCTTTTATcatggctcaccaaagttttgaTTCTGGGTAAAAGTTGGACCTGTGAGTTCATGGGTCCTACATcacatggacggtgtagatcttaaAGTACTCATATGATGGGAGataagttctcaaaaagttctcaggTAAGAATGGTGGGCAGGTGAGCATTTCTCACACACGCGTGTGAGATATGCATGTGAGCACGCCCTCCAATTCTCCAACAGATCAGCCAAGCAAACTGTACAGTCACGACACATTTCATTGGATGCCACTAAAAAATAGGACTCATTCGAATGGTTCAGTCATCCTTGGTTAGGCCTTATTAACTTTAGCTGTCCTTTCTCCGAGCTATAGataggatggttatgattgcctaacgAAAGTGTAAGTGGTTCTTTGAAAGCATACAAGTGTTTGATGGCTGGCCCTAATAAATATATGCATCAAATTGTTAGTTGGATATATTTTTGTGTAAACATTCATATGGCAACCCACATTAAAAGCCGTTGATCAAATGATTAATATTTTTCATAAtggtgtgatgtttgcatggaaGCTGATCAAATGTGCActgaacctaatgaacagtttggatcaatgaaTTACATTGTCtgagtgtcccaatgcaactaggagtactATACCGTGTAATGCTCCACACGCTAGATGGTATACTACTCCTACATAGAGTGATAGTCTGATAGAGATGCTCTGCAGCGTTTGTACAACATCTTAGCCCAAGGTCTTTCCACAATGAAAATGAGAGACTCCGAAATCATGTCTATCTTATTGTTAGGTTAGCCACACCATTTGGGcgtggtggctaacagtgatgtgtgaactgactgtgggtgtactaacaagctaaccaaaaattttattttaaaaaaaaaaaaaaaaaaaccaggttAGCCACACCGTAGAAAATAGTAAACAACCACTAAAAAAAATTCTCCACAATCATGTAGGGTACATCTAATGGtgagattaacttgatttttacaGGTGAGATGTTATACAAACACTATGGTAGACCCCACACAAAAACTAGTTGCAAGTACACCtaattgtgtgtgagcattttcTAGATCATATGTGTGCGTTTTGCTAGCAgttctctttaaaattttagatggcaCATGGGGTGATCTAATGTCAATATAAATTATTCATTCGTTGATACAATTGGAGTAAGGTACGGTGCAAGAATTATAGTGATTAGATTATTATAACCCTTTAAGTAGGGCTAATTTATTACAATCATCCATTGTTTAAAGGATGAGACATAAATCACATGTTTAAATTTATCAAATCAAAGTGTTGCTTTAAAACTCGTATGAAATACAAAGTAAGATTTATCCAgtggatgtttcaagatgatgattggacttattttgtttttttggtcAATTTTAACTGGCCATTTGATTAGAAGCTTAGGATAGCTTGATTAGCATGATTTTTATACCATGACTTGCTCATAGTTGTATGGATGaataaatggtttagatcaacAATAAGTCACTCATGTGCCACTCAAAAGGTTCTGGGATATTCATGTCCCAAGATttatgagagagagagcatgTGTAAATTCACACCACTCATCATGTGAAGAATTTATGAGAAAGAACATGTAGCATGTGTAAATCCACTACATCCATAGTTGAAGAATTTATTTTAATTGTACATTTAAAATATTAACCTATAGAAAACCGTCATAAGCCGTACAAACTTGAATAATGCAAGTTTACTCCTAGAATCTCTAAGTTTGTGCAGTGTCTTCACTTCATCTGGTGAGTTACACTGATTAACTGCTTTAATGAAAGACAAACAGCAGTGGCCTCATACATGAAGATATGGTAAGCATCCCATTCCTATGatccctttgtgtggcccacctgagctgtggataTGTATCACTTTTTTCAGCGCCGAAAATAGAGGATAACTGGATGGTCGGATATTAGAcgttacataaacatcatggtgggcccctggtaGATGGGTCCACTAGCTTTTGTTTGCTTGATATGAATACGAATGATTTGTCATGTTAGGTGCACTTTTTGAAAAACAGTGACATGTGAACTATTGAAAGTGTCTCCTTTACGGCATGTAACTATCAATGAGGTGTCAAAAATCCACGTCAGCATGTACGGGACATCTACGTATATTTTCATATATCCACATGTTTTCTTAGTGATAGGACTCCGTGACTCATTTGATAAATGTCCACATCAATAtgcgcgcggattaggtactggacgcggattgcgtcctacccccgcctggactgtagggcagggctctgtggggcccacagtaatgtaaataatttatccactccgttcatcgtttttctcagatcattttaagtacgGTAAAAAAATGAACGAggtacagggcttaagtggaccacaaagtgggaattgaatttcaaccattaaaaacttcttggtagcTGGagagtttcggatcaagatgatatttttttttcacttaatccacGTGTGCATGACCTTAtgtataggttggatggtaaaaaaaaatcaaggtggcccttagaaaggtttcaacggtgggtgtcattatcaatatagattcctttggtgtggtccactggagctgttgacctgcttcattttttttattataccttaaaatgatctgataaaagcgattaacggcgtggataaagtacTTAAATCACAGTGGAACCCACGgatccctgcctggacggattaccgtccgggcgggtgtaggacgcaatccgcgtccttaggTACTACccttgactgtttatgctcccaacAGGCGGAGTCTCGAGGGCTACTGATGGGTGAGCGTGGTGtattaattttatccacaccgttcattcatttttttttcatataattttagatatGAAACCCAAAAATAGGAAGATCCAAGAcgtaaatggaccacaccgtggggattaaattcttaccgttaaaattttcttaggggccacagaagttttggatcaagatgaatttttcttttttcacttcatccaggtgtgtatgagcatatcaacaggttgcatggaaaataaacgatACAGTgaaccctaaaaaggttttaatggtggacgtccttAACAACGAcgtgtcctgtggtgtggtccacttgagctttggaactgACTTATTTTTAACGAAAgtttaaaatgatgtggaaaaatggatgaacggtgtggataaaagtaaTAAAACATGGTCGCCCTCATTGGCCCTCTCCCGTGCTCCGAATAGGCGGGGTAGTTCCTACTCTGGCCCAGATAAATATATGGAAAGCTTAGAAATCCTAGTATCCAGTTATGAATGTCCTTTATTTCTTGGCATGGGGTTTAATAGCCCCACAATACGTGATACACCTGTAAAACATCTGAACAGTCTACAGGTGAGACAGGACCGCATATATCATATGGTTATAAAACTCAAGCCTTCAATTATTAGGTATGCCAAACATGTACGGAAACACTAGTGGTCCAAAAGAACTTCACTGGACGAGCAATTGCTTCCGTACCGGGCGCTGATTAGGC
This region includes:
- the LOC131222865 gene encoding transcription factor MYBS3-like → MGRKCSHCGNNGHNSRTCSSNSRVIGVGVGGLRLFGVQLDLDSPMKKSFSMECLCSSSSSSSLISLDLNSDKTPIGYLSDDLIARTQEKKGVPWTEEEHRTFLAGLEKLGKGDWRGISRNYVTTRTPTQVASHAQKYFLRQNSLNKKKRRSSLFDMVSNNKTALHIANLKSEDPPFSCEFPIHTITPCHESTPLIDLNSSEQATKLGNQETKHLQSPSKLYPISVRPLYGSPGSSSLGSVSQPFSSPTRPPLPLEPIDLELTIAAPRPFNQTKPSPSPLLMGPISVT